GTGTACGGCAGCCGCAGCGCAGTCGCCCACTGCCCGGTGTTCTCGAAATCGATCTGGATCAGCGCCGCGAGGAATTTCTCCCCCTCGCCGAGGACCACGGCCTCCTTGATATAGGGAGAAACCTTAAGCGTGTTCTCGACTAGGGAAGGCGACACATTTTTCCCCCCCGAGGTGACGATGATTGCCTTCTTACGGTCCATGATCCGCAGGTGCCCGTCGGGATCCAGCTGGGCCACGTCGCCGGTGTGAAGCCACCCTCCCCGGAGAACGCTAGCCGTGGCCTCCGGGTCGCGGTAATACCCCGGGAAAACGGCCTCTCCGGCCTTGAGAAGCTCCCCGTCCTCCTCAATCCGGAAGGCCATTCCGGGAATCGGCCGCCCCACCGTCCCGAGACGGATGTCCCCCTCCCGCTGCAGAAAGGAGAAACCCGTGCACTCGGTCATTCCGTACCCTTCCCGGACCGGGATGCCCATGGAGTGAAAGAAGAGGAGCACCTCCGGGGAGATCGCGGCGGCGGCCGTGAAGGTGAGCCTTGCATTGCGAAGCCCGACGTAATTCTGCAGGGACCGGGAGACCAGGAGGTATTCGAGCAACCGCACCACCTGCTCGAACGTCCCTGCCTTTTCCCCCGCGGCGCGGCGAAGGGCCGCTTTCCTGCCGCGCTCCATCGCCCATCCGAACAGCCATCGCCGGAAGGGCCCGGTTTCCTGGATCTTGATGAGAATCGAGGCCTGCAGCTTCTCCCAGATCCTGGGCACGCCGAGGAATACCGTGGGAGCGATCTCCCTCAAGTCCTCCTGGATCGTCCGGAGGCTTTCGGCGAAGTTGACGGTCATCCCGAGCGAGAGCGGCAGGAAGACGGAAAAGATCTGCTCCGCCACGTGGCACAGCGGGAGATACGACACAACGGTGTCCGACGCACGGATGCCGGTCGCCTCGATCACCCCGG
The sequence above is a segment of the Candidatus Deferrimicrobium sp. genome. Coding sequences within it:
- a CDS encoding AMP-dependent synthetase/ligase, with product MTADTLPKLLQLRAGEKHSAVALREKEFGIWQRVTWEGYLGHVRRFCLGLTALGLSRGDKVSILSENCREWLYAELAVMSASAVGVGVYSTSPAPEVKYVVGHSESSFVVAQDQEQADKILEVIDGLPLLRKIVVRDMKGLRRYGDARILSFEDVEALGVDYAKGHPTLFDEMVSATVPDQVAFLIYTSGTTGFPKGAMITHRNILAQAAGVIEATGIRASDTVVSYLPLCHVAEQIFSVFLPLSLGMTVNFAESLRTIQEDLREIAPTVFLGVPRIWEKLQASILIKIQETGPFRRWLFGWAMERGRKAALRRAAGEKAGTFEQVVRLLEYLLVSRSLQNYVGLRNARLTFTAAAAISPEVLLFFHSMGIPVREGYGMTECTGFSFLQREGDIRLGTVGRPIPGMAFRIEEDGELLKAGEAVFPGYYRDPEATASVLRGGWLHTGDVAQLDPDGHLRIMDRKKAIIVTSGGKNVSPSLVENTLKVSPYIKEAVVLGEGEKFLAALIQIDFENTGQWATALRLPYTNFRSLSQLPEVRDLIAKEVERLSEGLAPVERIRKFRLLEKELDHDDNEVTATMKVRRKTIYEKFTPIIREIYG